ACCAACCTCGCGACCAGCGGCTCGGCCATGGCCTTCAGCACCCTCTCCTGCAGGGACGCCTCAAGCCCGGCCGTGGATGCCGCCAGCATCTCCGCCGTCACCATCCGGTATGGCTCGCCAAGACCGGCGAGCGCCTCGCGCTCGCGGGCGAGTACGCAATACCCGCCGAGCATCGGGACAACCGCCACGCCGCTGCGGAGCGCGCCGGCAATCTGCCCGGCCAGGTCAGCCGGGTTCTTCTGCTGGAGTTTAACGAACTTCGGCACAGGCTAGCCGCCGCGCGAGGCGAGTCCCCGGGCACCGATATCCCGGCGGTAGACCATCCCCTTGAAATTGATGCCTTCCAGGGCCCGGTACGCCTTGTCCCTGGCTTCTAGGAGTGAGCGACCGATTCCAGTAACACCCAGGACCCGTCCGCCATTGGTCACCACCCGGTTCTCCTCGGACTTTGTCCCGGCATGGAACACCACGACACCATCGCGGCCTACCAAGTCGCCGGAAACAGGCGTGCCCCTGCCGTACGAACCGGGATATCCATCGGCCGCCGCCACCACGCACATCGCCGCTCGATCGGTAATATGAACCGGGTTCTGTTGTTCAATCCTGCCCTCAGTGCAGGCCAACGCCAGCTCGGCAAGGTCTCCGCCGAGCAGCGGCAGGATGACCTGGGTTTCCGGGTCGCCGAAGCGGCAGTTAAACTCCAGCACCTGCGGGCCGTCCGCTGTCAGAATCATGCCGGCATAGATGACGCCCCGGTAGTCGATGTCACGCTTGTGAAACTCGGCCAGCAGCGGCACAAACACCTTCTGCCGAACTTTCCGCTGCAGTTCCGCGGTCATCACCGGTGCCGGCGCGTAGGCGCCCATGCCTCCCGTGTTCGGCCCCCGGTCTCCATCGAGCAACCGCTTGTGATCCTGCGCCGGCGCCAGCAGATGCACGCTCCTGCCGTCACACAACCCGATCATCGAGACTTCCTCGCCCTGCAGGAACTCCTCTATGACTATCACCTTGCCTGCTTCGCCGTAGCGACCCTCGCGCAACATATCGGCGACGGCCTGTTCGGCCTCCTGCCGAGATTCGGCAACAACCACGCCCTTGCCCGCGGCCAGCCCTGACGCCTTCACGACGACCGGC
The nucleotide sequence above comes from candidate division WOR-3 bacterium. Encoded proteins:
- the purD gene encoding phosphoribosylamine--glycine ligase, with translation MRILVVGGGGREHALAWHLAGSGHQVFCAPGNAGIEQVARCEPVSTADLPGLVQFALRQKVDLTIVGPEAPLVAGAADEFGRQGLAVFGPRQSGARIEGDKAFAKELMLAAGIPTAPSRTFADFDAARNYLIQHRLPVVVKASGLAAGKGVVVAESRQEAEQAVADMLREGRYGEAGKVIVIEEFLQGEEVSMIGLCDGRSVHLLAPAQDHKRLLDGDRGPNTGGMGAYAPAPVMTAELQRKVRQKVFVPLLAEFHKRDIDYRGVIYAGMILTADGPQVLEFNCRFGDPETQVILPLLGGDLAELALACTEGRIEQQNPVHITDRAAMCVVAAADGYPGSYGRGTPVSGDLVGRDGVVVFHAGTKSEENRVVTNGGRVLGVTGIGRSLLEARDKAYRALEGINFKGMVYRRDIGARGLASRGG